ATGCAATTTTAAGGCCGGAAAATTTGGAAGCCCAATATTTTCTTAATGATTGGTCAAAAGCCACAAGTTTAAACAACATATTAAAAGTGATACAGAAAAACAAGAACAAGACAGAAATAAGGGAACATCTGGAACAATGACGGGATGAAATTGGAGTGATTGAGTAGCTCCATTCCTAAAAGTACATGTGTAAAGATAAGCGAGCTCCGTAAACTTTGATTTCTATACATCAAAAAAGGATACATATGCATCTTATATAGTTATAACTTATAAGTGcaagatatttttattttttttaatttaaatgtttaattaaataataaattttttttaaataaatgatcTAACCGAACGGGAACCAATTGTTAACCGGACCCGGACCCAGACCTAAAACGTTGGTTTCGTGACCCGGATCGTAACCGACCACAATCGAGTCGGTTATAGGTCGGGAATTTCCTCAGCCCGTGACTAAGTTTACGCTTTCACTAAAAAATACTTtgtaataaaaaataacaattaTACGAGCTCGCAACATGTACACGTGTCGTTATATATAATCGCCATATATGGTGAAAAAGGGAGGAGAGTCGGGTTTGCATAAGGAAAGGGGAAATTTTGTAAAATGAATCTAATcaaccatgtttttaagaaagtattaattttttttttaaaaataattgatcaaaatgaaaaaaagaaaaaataccgCGTGCAGAAGGTTGGCCCGCTGGAAAAGTAGTAGTTGTAAAATTGTAAACGCAATCGACTATATCTCTCTCGGGGTTGGGTACCATCTATCAATCGCAAATGGGGCGTGCGAAGACTCAAACTTTCAAGGGACAATTCTCCCTTGGTTCGTACTCTCTATTATTTTCGTTCTTCCTTTCGAAGATTTTGTTCGATTTAGTGATttatatctcaaatttaatgATTAATATCTCAATTCATTGCAGAGGAAAGAATGCTAGAATCACAGGACATTATCGCCAAATATCCCGATCGACTCCCTGTAAGTGAAGTTCTGAGCTTTGAAAATTCCTGACAATTTGATCTATTATCTTCGTGGCTAATGGATTTTTCCACGATCGGAAGTGAATTATGTCTTAGATTGCAAGAATTTTCTGTTCCTAATTCTATTTATTTTCCTGGTGCTGTAGCCTAGCTTGACATGTGAACCGAGCGAGCTTACTTGGTTTAAttgttctatttattttttctttttctcatttttttaaaatttttgttggaAGGAGGAGAAAGAATTAGCAGAAAGTATAAACATAGATTTCAAGCAAAACAATGATAGACCTTCTGGGTTCTGTAAAAAAATGTTTTGTACGCCATGCGGCCATaggttttctctcttttttttattttttttaattttagaaACGTTTTCAACATAGAAGTGCATTCCATCTTTAATTGTTTCCTCTTGATCTTTTTTTGTCATATAGAATAAATGGACCTTTTTACGATGTATTGAAAATCGAGGTGCATTTCTGGTTAATGTTGCTTGCTTAAAGCTACAATTATGGAGAATAAGTTAGTTTTGATTATTTCATGCTACTTAGAGCTGATAAAGGTCTTCAAAGGATGATTCTAGGAGCGGTGAATAAGCCAACTGGGAATGGGTGTACTCGAGATGGAAACAACTGTTGGTTACTAATTGTGTGATGAGGTGTGTAATATATATCCCGGAGGTGGGGAGGCAAATGGGAGACTAAGTGGCATTGTTGTTTTTGTTAAGTTGGTGGTTTTGGTGGCCTTGATTAACTTCTTTGAATCACTCTAATGAACTTTATCTTGACATCGAGATTAATTACAAAGCTGAAAATTTTATATGAATTAGTTTTGGGTGGTTGGCAAGCATTTTCATCGTATCTTATGTTCAGAATTCTGTAAATTTTTTGAACAAATAACTGTTGAATATGCTCAAGATTCTTTTGACAAACAAAGTTGCCTGTTTCTGTGCTTGTTTATAACTatgcaaaaatacattttatctTTCAAGATGGCATAATAAAGCTTAAAGCAAGGGCGTAAACCTGAATGATGGATAATCTTATGTCTCTAGCTACTGATAGTCTGTTTCTATTACTTTAAGTCTAGTTGTGCATGTGTTTCTGCTGTTAGTTACTCATGGGGATTGTTGCAGGTGGTCGTTGAAAGGTATGAGAAAACTGACCTCCCTGAGATGGAGAAGAAGAAGTAagtcttttctttcttttccaaTTATCAACTCGTGTTGTATTTTTTCCCTTAGTGTTAAACATAGATATCCTTTTAGTTTCATTCTTAATTTTATTACTACATGCACGAAGATGATGCATGTTCTAGTGGACTCAATCATATGGCCTTTCTCATACTATTCCAAAAGTTGTAACTTAGAAAACTCCATAATACTTCCCACTGGATAACAATTTTCAACCCTACAAGCTACTAAATATACTTCTGAGGTTTTGAATAAGAGTAccaaaaaaatatatcttttaCTTTTATTGAGATAAGGTAGTCACAAGAGGTGATATATGAGTTCTTTTACAAGCAGATTCCTGGTACCTCGGGACATGTCTGTTGGCCAATTCATTCACATTCTGAGTGGCAGGCTTCATCTGGCTCCTGGCAAAGCTCTTTTTGTCTTTGTGCAGAATACATTGCCGCAAACATGTAAACTGAAAAGTTTTCACAACTACATCTCTGTGTGTAATCAGAGTTAAATTCCTAATTTGTGCTAGTATGAATTTCTTGTGCAGCAAGCTTGATGGAGTCATTGTATGATGCAGCCAAGGATGAAGATGGGTTCTTGTACATGTGCTACAGCAGCGAGAAAACCTTCGGCGGTGATCCTAATTAATTATTCTCTTTTTTCTTATTTTGTGACGTGGCGTACAAAATgtgcatatgtatatatatttgacaTCTACTCCCTCGTGACAGTGGTAACAAATactatttataaataatttacctAAATATAATGCTTGCCATTCATGCAATGCTAGTGTACATGCTTCCATATTCTGGAAAATGATTATACATCATGCCGGATGTTCGTACATATGTGGTCGGATATGGATGCAGGATtatctgaaaataatatttaagaaACGTGGTTTTTGGTATCTGTTATGGTTACCATCCGAATCTTGATAATATTGGATACAACCAAGATTTTTCTGTAAATTTTTATGGATGAAATAGGGTTTTCTAGTTTTATAAGTTACATTAGTCATTAGGCATATGAAtcaatttgtaatttttaaataGTGTGACCTTGATATGGATATATGGTGGACCTACGTGCTGCTGTAGAAGTACTTGTTAAAAAAGTTCAGATTCGAACCAAGGCGCTTATTTTGATAATGGATAATCTTATCTtagattttaaaaagtcaattttGTCAGgaaaaacaaattgaaaattttaaagacaGACAAATTCAGAAATAGATCTGATCTTTGCCTTGTATTTATGTCTGTCTATATaaacatattatatttgaattaatggATAATAAGATGTGTGATAGATCGTGAGTTCCATTCTTACTATATTTGTGATTCAAATTTACTATAAATTTGAATTCCCATGAAATCTTTAGCCAAAATAGTAAATGGTTGATTCATATGGCTTTTAATGGATTCCCAATCATTTCATAACTAACCTCAGACCTTCACTCCCGTCCCTCCGTTTGCTTTCGGAGTTTCCCACCTCGCCTACCACGGAATCTCAATCAACCTAAGACAGAAACACACAATATTCACAAAACCACGTGCACAAAAAATACACAGAAAATTAAATCTGTATCCACAAGTCTAATTTGTCTAGCGTTTTCCCTATATTTGAGGTCGCTGGAAATCCTCAGAATCTCCCTCCATGCACGCCAAGAAATGGCTTAGCTCAAAACCGTAATTCTCAACGAGAAAAAAGAAAAGgttaataataacaaaaaaatttccAGGCGTGCAGGAAAGCATCGTCCTCTGTTTTTGTTCCTGCGGAAACTCTATTTTCCTGTACGCCAGATTTCTTCATGCAGCCATGACAGTGAATTTTTACATACTTGTCTCTGTTCTCAGTCTGTCTTTTCTTCTGAATGTAATCCATGTTGCAAGCAAAGGTCCTCCTGCATTAGTCTTGGACTGCGGCTCTTTGAACGTCGGGAACGACTCAGATGGCCGGGCTTGGGATCCCGACGCCAAATACCTCTTGCCAGGGGACAAATCTGTCACTGCCAATGCTGAAATCCAGGACCCTTCATTATCTTCTCAGGTTCCATACATGACCGCTAGAATTTTCCAATCCGAAGCATCATATCAGTTTCCCCTCCAGAACTCAACCTCTCGCACCTTACTTCGCCTCCATTTTTACCCATCATCCTACCCAAATTTCAACATTTCAAATTCATATTTCTCCGTTCTTGCTCAAGGGGTCACCTTGCTGAACAATTTCAGTGCTTCTTTAGCTGCCGAGGCTTTTTCTCAAGCTTATTTCATCAAAGAATATTATCTTGCCCCGTCAGAATCTCCCACACTTAAGGTCACATTCAAGCCATCTGATACCCAGCCCCAGGCTTTTGCATTTGTCAATGGCATTGAGGTGATTTCTTCACCCAATTTATTTGATCAGGACCCGATACTAGCGGGTTCGGTTGGACCGGGAAACGATTTTGAATCTGCAACAACGGTACCCATTGGCACCACAAGCATGGAGACAATGTTCAGGTTGAATGTGGGCGGGCAATACATCCCTCCAACAAATGATTCTGATGGACTTTTGCGGAGTTGGTATGATGATAGCCTCTATATTTATGGTGCTGGGCGAGGAGTTGCCTTGACGGCAAATACTACAGTTAGTTACAAAGGTTTGCCATCTTATATGGCACCATTGGACGTGTACGAGAGTTACAGATCCATGGGTGCCTTTGTGGATGTAAACAAAAATTCTAATTTGACATGGATTTTCCAGGTAGATCCCAATTTTATGTACCTCATCAGATTCCATTGGTGTGATTCTGAGATGACTAAACCCAACCAAAgagtttttgatattttcataaaCAACAAAACTGCAACAACTGAGGTAGATATATATGCCTGGACCCATTCTACGGCAACTCCAACCATAAGAGATTATGTCGTTCAAGTGAACAATAAGAGAGGCGATCCGCAACTTTGGGTGACCCTTCATCCGTCTGACAAAACTAAAGCTGAATTTGCTGATGTGCTTCTCAATGGATTGGAGATATTCAAGCTCAGTGATAATGCGAAGTCAAATCTAGCAGGTCCCAACCCCACCATTTCAGACATGATGAAGAGTTATCAGGAAGCTCTATTAGCACCTAAGAGTTATGAATCGTCAGATAAGTCGAGTAGTTTCACAGTTCTGATTACTGGAGCTGCAGGAGGAGCCGCAGCATTTGGGGTGGCCGCAGCTGTATTTCTAGTGGCCTACAAGAGGAAGAAGAGGGTCCATGGAGTCGATACAGGTTCGAGTTGGCTGCCAATTTCTTGGAATTCCAATTCCACGACAGCCAAAAGTTCCATGTCAGGCAGAAGTCAAGGCGTCACTGCCATTTCATCAGACGCAGCTTGCAATTGTCGCTACTTCACCCTCACAGAGATTAAAAATGCCACCAAAAATTTTGACGAGTCCAACGTGATAGGGGTTGGTGGGTTTGGCAAGGTGTACAAAGGTGTCATCGATGGGGAAAACAAAGTGGCAATTAAGAGATCGAATCCATCTTCCGAGCAAGGAGTGAATGAATTCCAAACGGAAATCGAGATGCTTTCGAGGCTGAGACACAGGCATTTGGTCTCACTGATTGGCTTCTGTGAAGACAATGGAGAAATGATCTTGGTTTATGATTACATGGGGCACGGAACGCTGAGGGAGCATCTTTACAAAGGAAACAAAATCACCCTCACATGGAAACAGAGGCTGGAGATATGCATCGGGGCTGCCCGAGGGCTCCACTACCTGCATACGGGAGCCAAGTACACTATCATTCACAGGGATGTCAAAACGACAAACATTCTCCTGGACGAGAAATGGGTCGCCAAGGTTTCAGATTTTGGGCTGTCGAAAACAGGGCCTAACATGAACAAAGGCCATGTCAGTACTGTGGTGAAAGGAAGCTTCGGCTATCTGGATCCTGAATATTTCCGAAGACAGCAATTGACAGAGAAGTCTGACGTATATTCATTCGGAGTAGTTCTTTTTGAGGTACTATGCGGCAGGCCAGCTCTGAACCCAAACCTTCCAAAGGAGCAAGTCAGCCTGGCTGATTGGGCTCAACGATGCGCAAAGAACAAGACCATTGAAGATATCATCGATCCTCAACTCAAGGGAAAGATCACTCCGGAAGGCTTGAAGAAATTCGTGGATACTGCGGAGAAATGCTTGTCTGATCATGGAGTCGAGCGCCCATCGATGGGTGACGTGCTGTGGAACCTAGAGTTTGCACTTCAGTTGCAAGAAAATCCCGACGGCGGAAGAAACACTGCTGCCCCAACAGGTAGTGTGGATCTAGACAGCGTGGAAGAAGGAATTGATCACAACAGCCTCATCGCCATGCACCGGAATACCTTAAGCCTCGGAGACGACATCGACAATACTGACAATGTTTTCTCACAGATTGTCAATCCAAAGGGCCGTTGAATGATATGGAGGAACCAAAGTGACAAACTATGTGATGTACAACTGCTCATTGCATTatagttattttattttgaacttTATTGTCTCAAGTAAAGCAGGAAACATGTATAACTGAAAACTGGACacaaaaaacataaatattcAATGTTGTTGATATTATATTATAGCCAACTTTTCTGTCAAGTCATCAATATAAGTAAGTGTTCAGGATGAAGGGATTCTATTTCAACACTTGATCTCTCAAGTTTTAGAAGGATTTAATCTCTGGAGTTGATGGTATATTGAAAACAAATTGGGGATGTGATTTAGATTCCATTGTTCTAAATGGATCAAGATAGTTCATGTTCTTAATTAAGAATAAATTTGTATCCCAATACCACCCTTCCAAATTTAGTACCAAACAAAAATTCATTAAGCCAAATCTAATATTTCCCCCTTGAAATACCCTTAACGAGGATCTTGGATCCTCTACTTTACACAATATGGCAGTTGGATCATATGGACTCTACATAAGACCCACATGATCAAACGATGATGATATGCACAACTCCGAATGCAAACAACTTATTTGAGTAAAATGTTGACTAATAGTATCTTGTATTGTTAAGATGTATTTGATAAAAGTtttatttaacaaaattattAGTAATTCACTTTAAAAagttggcaaaaacttatgtgaggcggtctcacgagtcgtattttgtgagacgaatatcttatttgggtcatccatgaaaaagtattactttttatgctaagagtataactttttattgtgaatatcgatagggttacccgtgtcacagataaagattcgtgagactgtctcacaagagacctactctaaaaagttttatataaaaatatatttgtaataaaaatttaattttaatcacCCATTCTACTTATTTTGATATTAGAaactcaaaatattaaaatttgagaCAAAATTATTTCGAACTATAAGATTcttgtttaaaaaatttatttggttgaACAACCTTCTATTCAACTATCcccatttaaataattttcgtTGAAGTAATGTTAACTCTTAATTAATAATTCTTTAATATCCATACcaataaaatcttaatttttttttaaattacaaatattttttttttgatttattgaatatataattAGAAAGTTTttgtgatgaatattttggtattttaaCATCGAAATTATATTGTTCGCCACTTTCGTGTAGAGTCAATTCTTGATTACGAAAAACTGTGTAAATCAACGGGCACTCAAAGTTTCAATGTCAAATTTCTTGTTTTTGtagactatatatatatatatatatatattctctcGCACTATTTCGGGGAGCAAAACCTGAGGCCCGTTTGCCTTGAAAGATATTATTCCCTCCATTTTCAGCTGCGATTTTGGTAAAAAAATAATCTACCAACGATTCTTCTTTCGCTTCGTCGAAGTTTGAGGTGTTTGGTGCTTTTTTTGCGGTGGAACCTGAAGAAAATATCGAATCTTTACCCGTAAGCAACTTATTTATATTGGTTTGTAAGACCCAGTTCGTTTCTAATTTTGGTTTATTGCCCATTCTATGGGGATTTAATGGAAGCTTGGGGGTCGTTTCTTTTTCGTTTAGATCTCTATTTTTATATTGTTTCCTTTTGTTGAGCTAGCACTGTAAATATACTTATCGTGATTGAACTCCGGTCCTTGTTAAATTAAATTGGTGAATTATACAGTCTGGGGTGCTCATTTTAGTTATGAAAGTGAACCCATTGTAGGCATACTGGATACGGATTCTATGACGCGAAGAGCTGTGGAGGAATTACACTTGTACGCTAACGTGATTTTAACGTTTGTTTACATTTGATGGACCCTGAAATGTAACAAATTAACTCAGCGGGCTTACAACTTTTTTATGTTACTCAGCGTGAACTAACTTTTGCTGGGTTTTCTGGTTGAACTTTTTAGTTGTTATGTTGATAATTTTTGCTACGGCACACAGCTGACACATTTTGACTGCCTGCGTTAGCATTATCCACATGTATTTTTTAAGCTTGTATTTTTATGTGACGAGTTACGGATCTTAGTTTATCTCATGAAGTTGAAAGGCactaatttatttttatgattatactTGAAATAACTTTGTATTGCGCTCTATTTATGTGTATTTAAGCCCTTTTTTATGTTCTATGATGACACATTCTGCATTAAGTATGAATATGTCCATGCTCATCCTAGGCATACTCAGTCTTTGCCTTAGAACATGGAATATTTGCCTTTGAGCAATGCACTTTCTCATCAGAACCCTCTGATTATGTGGCTTTTTCGAGCTTAGCTTTTCATTTTCTTATGAAATGGATCATGTCTATCCTGCCGTTTCTTCCATTTTGTTGCGATAAGCTGGAACACTTCCTTTTTCTAACTGTTTCTACTGTTTCAGATTGTACACAAATTATGGACTTTAGGAAGTGTTCCTCGTTTAGTGATATGCCTTCCGTGAATGTGGGCACAATAAATTTCATCAACAAGGTTCATGCAAAGTCTCCGATGGAAGTTTGCGAGGAGCCTGCAGATCATGCTGGTGCCATTGATGTAGATGTCGACCTTCGAGAAATTTACTTTCTGATTATGCATTTTCTATCAGCTGGGCCATGCCAAAACACTTTTGGGAAACTTTGGGATGAACTTTTGGAGCATGATCTCTTACCGAGAAGATATCATGCTTCGTTTTCAAGAAGTGATGCTGTAGTTGGGGATGAAAGCAATTTTGGAAACTCTGTGCCTCTAAATTATAACAATTTGGTTGGAAGGTATAAGTTTGTTACTTTCGTGTGAGTATTAGAACTGAAGATTGAAATTTTAATGCTTAGGGGTCAGGGCTGCATTGTGCTTTTCTTTTCCATCTGACTGTGAATTGGTTGTTCTTTACTGTTGGTAAAAGAAAATGTTCCCCATGTTTCATAAGTAAGTGTCTTAAGGTTTCCTTTTCCCGATTCCTGACAATTTATTTTAGGGGTGTTTATATCACTGTATGTTTGTTCATTTTGGGTTTACTGAAGGCTATAGTTATCAAAAGTGGGAGGGTCTTCCAAAGTCTGTCTTTGACCAAATTGGTTTCAGCTCTGGATATTTTACTTTTAGTTGTGAAGTATTATGTCAAATGGGCAATGGATTTTGTTTCCTCTTGCAACAAGTTTCATTGAATTGAATGTGACTGCATTCTAATTTGACAGGTACTCTCATGTTGAAAAGGATCACTTGGTGAAGCTTTTTAAACAGGTCATGCTGACTCAATGCCTTCCATTACGGTGTGTGGTTGGAAGAACAGCTCCAAGTGCCACTGATGTTCCTACGCTACTTGGAACTGGTTCCTTTTCTTTGCTGCCATGTATGAGTTTTCATAtgctatattatatttatttttccatTCATTagattttgttgaaaaaaaatatgGCTTTTATGTCTGGTCACAGTGACAGGTATTGAGATACTATATGAAATGGCTGTATGAAAGTAAGTTGTCTACTAAAATCTcgaatctcataaccagtagtTTGAATAGTTGTTTATCTTCCGCCCTGCCTGGGCAGAGATGAGAATGTTTTGGCAGATACAGTATAAAGTTATATGATAAAATCTGAAGTTGCAATTTTATCTGATTTCAGTCCCTCAGCCACTAGCAACAAGTCACGAGACTCTttgttttttttgaatttttcgcAAGTTGTGAATCCAAAAACCTAAGATCTATATCTAAACTGTTGTATATTATGACACACAGGTGACAAAAATAAAGTAAACAAGCAAATGAGGAGTTTACCATCTTACTTCCGCTGGCCTCATTTGCTAGCTGATCAGGTTCGAGGGTTAAGTTTAAGGGAACTTGGAGGTGGCTTTTCAAAACACCATAGAGCTCCATCCATTCGTTTTGCATGCTATGCCATTGCAAAGCCATCAACTATGGTGCAAAAGATGCAAAATATAAAGAAGCTAAGAGGACATAGGGATGCTGTCTATTGTGGTAAGATATAATGAAGACAAGTAAAAAATCCAGAATTTGAAAGGCTTAAATTTCTATGAATCCATGCATTTGATGTAGTATAAGAAATTCAATGTCAATTGGCAAACATCTTCTAGTAATAGAACGAGCATCTGTTAGGTAAATATCGTCCTCCCTTAGTCCTAAAATTTTGTCGGTTGTGCCATCTAGTATGCTCTACGAGTGCACACGAGCCCGAGTCGAGTTTGAGTATCATACTACTCGAGTTCGACTCGATTTAATTTTTGTCTTCTCGAGCTCGAACTCGATCTAGTAATCCATTTCAAGCACGAGCTCGGTTTGTCTATATTTCAAGTTACTCAAGCTCGAAAAGCTCAAAAGTCTGAATTCTAGAATATAGATCTCAAGCTCGAAGTTGGGTATATATTAACAAAAATATCCCTTATTTTTCATACTTCTAcataatatatacatatgtaGTTAGTACTCAAGTAGCTCGCTAGATATTTGATTACAAATAAGTGGAACTCAACTTGATCTCTGTTAATCTAGCTCGAGTCGAGTTTTGACCGAGTTGATCACGAGCTACTCACGAGCGGCTTGACTCACTTGCACCCCTAGTTTGCTCTATGTTACACCATGATACATTCTTCTACTTTAATTATTGCTTGTATAATGGTTAGCTGCACACTTTCTTTTGAATTTGTAGCAATTTTTGATCGATCTGGTCGCTACGTGATTACTGGATCGGATGATCGTTTGGTCAAGATTTGGTCAATGGAAACTGCATTATGTCTTGCTAGCTGCCGCGGGCATGAAGTAAGTTTTATTGTGTGGATTTAACATTTGTCGTATGTTCTGGAAAATGTTTGTTCTCCTTCTCAAGGGCTTATTGTTTTATCTCCTTCTAATTTTTACAAGGGTGACATCACGGATCTATCTGTTAGTTCCAACAATGCTTTAGTGGCCTCTGCATCAAATGACTACAGTATTCGTGTTGTGAGATTCTCTTGCCCACAAACATGAAAATTAGCTTTTTTGGAATTTCAGTAACTAAATGGTCATCTCTTGCAGTGGCGCTTGCCTGATGGGATGCCCATTTCAGTACTTCGTGGACACACTGGAGCTGTTACTGCCATTGCCTTTAGTCCCAGGACTAGCACTCCCTTCCAGCTCTTATCGTGAGCCTCATATTTGACTTTGATCAATGTTTCGTATATATTTTTAGTTTGATTCAGTGTTTCCTCTAAGGTTTCTTGAAATATCTGAAAAATATACACTTTTGTGGCTTGCGGAATGTTGGTTAGAGCTGTCGAACACTAATATAAGAGGCATTGATTCACAATTGTTGTGTTTAGATGTTTTCTTATGCGAAAGAAATGATTTGTACTACCTGATACCAAATGACTTATTACCACAAGACAGAGAGTGGGAGGTCAAAGGTTTCTATAAAGTGATCTGAATTTTCGTATTTTCCTTTACGACTTGTGACTAGTCGTATTTGTGATGCAACGGGTGGTTTGTCTATACATTTGGACTTTTGCAACATTATAGGATGCTACTGTAACAAAATTTGACCATCAGCCATTCCTGTCCTTTTATTCCTTCGCTCCAGGCTTGCTCTTACTTTTTCATTATTATAGTGATTCAAATATTCTTATGTTTAGAAACTTTtttgaaattcataaaataCTATTACCTATTCTCATAGAGTATTATTTAAGTTTTTGGTGGTTAGCTGGGTGTTTATAATATAGTAT
This sequence is a window from Primulina tabacum isolate GXHZ01 chromosome 17, ASM2559414v2, whole genome shotgun sequence. Protein-coding genes within it:
- the LOC142531355 gene encoding receptor-like protein kinase ANXUR1; the encoded protein is MTVNFYILVSVLSLSFLLNVIHVASKGPPALVLDCGSLNVGNDSDGRAWDPDAKYLLPGDKSVTANAEIQDPSLSSQVPYMTARIFQSEASYQFPLQNSTSRTLLRLHFYPSSYPNFNISNSYFSVLAQGVTLLNNFSASLAAEAFSQAYFIKEYYLAPSESPTLKVTFKPSDTQPQAFAFVNGIEVISSPNLFDQDPILAGSVGPGNDFESATTVPIGTTSMETMFRLNVGGQYIPPTNDSDGLLRSWYDDSLYIYGAGRGVALTANTTVSYKGLPSYMAPLDVYESYRSMGAFVDVNKNSNLTWIFQVDPNFMYLIRFHWCDSEMTKPNQRVFDIFINNKTATTEVDIYAWTHSTATPTIRDYVVQVNNKRGDPQLWVTLHPSDKTKAEFADVLLNGLEIFKLSDNAKSNLAGPNPTISDMMKSYQEALLAPKSYESSDKSSSFTVLITGAAGGAAAFGVAAAVFLVAYKRKKRVHGVDTGSSWLPISWNSNSTTAKSSMSGRSQGVTAISSDAACNCRYFTLTEIKNATKNFDESNVIGVGGFGKVYKGVIDGENKVAIKRSNPSSEQGVNEFQTEIEMLSRLRHRHLVSLIGFCEDNGEMILVYDYMGHGTLREHLYKGNKITLTWKQRLEICIGAARGLHYLHTGAKYTIIHRDVKTTNILLDEKWVAKVSDFGLSKTGPNMNKGHVSTVVKGSFGYLDPEYFRRQQLTEKSDVYSFGVVLFEVLCGRPALNPNLPKEQVSLADWAQRCAKNKTIEDIIDPQLKGKITPEGLKKFVDTAEKCLSDHGVERPSMGDVLWNLEFALQLQENPDGGRNTAAPTGSVDLDSVEEGIDHNSLIAMHRNTLSLGDDIDNTDNVFSQIVNPKGR
- the LOC142531356 gene encoding autophagy-related protein 8i-like — its product is MGRAKTQTFKGQFSLEERMLESQDIIAKYPDRLPVVVERYEKTDLPEMEKKKFLVPRDMSVGQFIHILSGRLHLAPGKALFVFVQNTLPQTSSLMESLYDAAKDEDGFLYMCYSSEKTFGGDPN